In Drosophila simulans strain w501 chromosome 3R, Prin_Dsim_3.1, whole genome shotgun sequence, a single window of DNA contains:
- the LOC6727102 gene encoding reticulon-3-B yields the protein MLSERALKTFENMSTDTSIKTKDSSQLFMDLKNLLLWRNGRKTLIVFTGILLLLLDVMVHSVISVISMVGITVLIAAIGHRLLVQFWSIWKKDGNKDQILRFYPHAKIEIPQEETLYLAGKAVSHLNLILNRMIELLLVEKWEDSLKFLVLLCGINLLGDCFNGWTLLIFGHLFIFTVPKLYESYKPFVDVQIRKFRKCQRDNSNVVEPKAEIPICIQKECPPESPYEGEESKEGKVLYEACDNEPLHKVCRCPDCEHRYLPIEGR from the exons ATGC TATCAGAACGTGCTCTAAAGACATTCGAAAATATGAGTACCGATACTTCGATAAAGACTAAGGACTCCAGCCAGTTATTTATGGATCTGAAGAACCTGTTGTTGTGGCGCAATGGCCGAAAGACTTTGATCGTCTTCACCGgcatcctgctcctcctgctggaTGTGATGGTCCACTCGGTGATCAGTGTGATAAGCATGGTAGGGATCACAGTTCTCATCGCAGCTATTGGCCATCGCCTTTTGGTACAGTTCTGGAGTATCTGGAAGAAGGATGGGAACAAAGATCAGATCTTACGATTCTATCCTCACGCGAAGATAGAAATACCCCAGGAGGAGACTCTTTATCTGGCCGGGAAAGCAGTTTCCCAtctgaatttaattttgaaccGTATGATAGAATTGTTGCTTGTGGAAAAGTGGGAGGATTCCTTGAAGTTCCTAGTTTTGCTATGCGGCATCAATTTGCTGGGCGATTGCTTCAACGGATGGACTTTGCTTATATTTG gacacttgtttattttcacCGTACCAAAACTGTACGAGTCGTATAAGCCATTCGTAGATGTCCAGATCCGGAAATTCCGTAAATGCCAGAGAGATAACTCGAACGTAGTCGAACCTAAAGCTGAAATCCCGATTTGTATTCAGAAAGAGTGTCCGCCGGAGTCACCATACGAGGGTGAAGAATCCAAAGAGGGTAAAGTGCTATATGAGGCATGCGATAATGAGCCACTCCACAAAGTATGTCGTTGTCCTGATTGCGAGCACCGCTATTTGCCAATTGAGGGACGCTGA
- the LOC6727103 gene encoding tubulin alpha-3 chain: MRECISIHVGQAGVQIGNACWELYCLEHGIQPDGQMPSDKTVGGGDDSFNTFFSETGAGKHVPRAVFVDLEPTVVDEVRTGTYRQLFHPEQLITGKEDAANNYARGHYTIGKEIVDLVLDRIRKLADQCTGLQGFLIFHSFGGGTGSGFTSLLMERLSVDYGKKSKLEFAIYPAPQVSTAVVEPYNSILTTHTTLEHSDCAFMVDNEAIYDICRRNLDIERPTYTNLNRLIGQIVSSITASLRFDGALNVDLTEFQTNLVPYPRIHFPLVTYAPVISAEKAYHEQLSVAEITNACFEPANQMVKVDPRHGKYMACCMLYRGDVVPKDVNAAIATIKTKRTIQFVDWCPTGFKVGINYQPPTVVPGGDLAKVQRAVCMLSNTTAIAEAWARLDHKFDLMYAKRAFVHWYVGEGMEEGEFSEAREDLAALEKDYEEVGMDSGDGEGEGAEEY; this comes from the coding sequence atgcGCGAATGTATCTCTATCCACGTGGGCCAGGCCGGTGTCCAGATTGGAAACGCCTGTTGGGAGCTCTATTGCCTGGAGCACGGCATCCAGCCCGATGGGCAGATGCCCTCCGACAAGACCGTGGGCGGAGGTGATGACTCGTTCAACACCTTCTTCAGCGAGACTGGAGCTGGCAAGCACGTGCCCCGCGCCGTGTTCGTGGATCTGGAGCCCACTGTGGTCGATGAGGTCCGTACCGGAACCTACCGTCAGCTGTTCCACCCGGAGCAACTGATCACCGGTAAGGAGGATGCGGCCAACAACTACGCCCGTGGCCACTACACCATTGGCAAGGAGATCGTCGACCTGGTGCTGGACAGGATCCGCAAGCTGGCCGATCAGTGCACCGGTCTGCAGGGCTTCCTCATCTTCCACTCGTTCGGTGGAGGTACTGGGTCTGGCTTCACCTCGCTGCTGATGGAGCGTCTCTCGGTGGACTACGGCAAGAAGTCCAAGCTGGAGTTTGCCATCTACCCAGCCCCCCAGGTGTCCACTGCCGTGGTGGAGCCCTACAACTCCATCCTAACCACGCACACCACCCTCGAGCACTCCGACTGCGCCTTCATGGTGGACAACGAGGCCATCTACGACATTTGTCGCCGAAACCTGGACATCGAACGACCCACTTACACTAACCTGAATCGTTTAATCGGTCAGATAGTGTCCTCGATCACCGCCTCTCTGCGATTCGATGGCGCCCTAAATGTGGATCTCACCGAGTTCCAGACCAACCTGGTACCCTACCCCCGCATCCACTTCCCGCTGGTGACCTACGCTCCCGTCATCTCCGCCGAGAAGGCCTACCACGAGCAGCTGTCGGTGGCCGAGATCACCAACGCCTGCTTCGAGCCAGCCAACCAGATGGTCAAGGTGGATCCCCGTCACGGCAAGTACATGGCCTGCTGCATGCTGTATCGCGGCGATGTGGTGCCCAAGGATGTGAACGCCGCCATCGCCACCATTAAGACGAAGCGCACCATTCAGTTCGTGGACTGGTGCCCCACCGGCTTCAAGGTGGGCATCAACTACCAGCCACCCACTGTGGTCCCAGGCGGCGATCTGGCCAAGGTGCAGCGTGCCGTGTGCATGTTGTCCAACACCACGGCCATCGCCGAGGCCTGGGCCCGTCTGGACCATAAGTTCGACCTGATGTACGCCAAGAGGGCCTTCGTTCACTGGTATGTTGGTGAGGGCATGGAGGAGGGCGAGTTCTCCGAGGCCCGTGAGGATCTGGCTGCCCTCGAGAAGGACTACGAGGAGGTCGGCATGGACTCCGGTGACGGTGAGGGCGAGGGTGCTGAGGAGTACTAG
- the LOC6727104 gene encoding esterase B1, translating to MMSESLETCELTLPVGQIKGVERLSLYEDPYFSFEQIPFAKPPLGELRFRAPVPADPWSGVLDCTHYAEKPTQRGLLTREIEGGEDCLYLNVYSKQLKSDKPLPVMVYIYGGAFTVGEATRVLYGPDYFMTKDVVLVTFNYRVDCLGFLSLKDPSLKVPGNAGLKDQVLALKWVKQYISNFNGDDSNITVFGESAGGCSTHFMMCTEQARGLFHKAIPMSGTVHNYWANNPAEDFAFRLAQQNGFTGENDDAKVLEYLLGVPARDLVNHNLITPEHRRNGLLFAFGPTVEAYVGEDCVVPKSPVEMARDAWSNDVPVMLGGTSFEGLFMYPGVSANLKALDNLSQDPTRLVPADVRKVSSEKENLEYSQRLMKAYFGDEPPSSKLVLNMLDFYSYKVFWHGFNRTFNARLAYAKAPTYYYRFDFDSPNFNFYRAKFCGDNIKTGVAHADDLSYLYRNAGSWKLDKTSAEYRTIKRMIGIWTAFAATSNPNCPEIGHVKWKPSTKDDPKRVINISSDVTIIDLPEYEKLQIWDSLYKPNQLI from the exons ATGATGTCAGAAAG CCTGGAAACTTGCGAACTTACCCTGCCCGTGGGCCAAATTAAGGGCGTGGAGCGCCTTAGTCTATACGAAGATCCCTACTTCAGCTTCGAGCAGATCCCCTTTGCGAAGCCTCCGCTGGGAGAACTGAGATTTAGGGCCCCAGTGCCCGCAGATCCGTGGAGCGGCGTTCTGGACTGCACCCACTATGCAGAGAAGCCAACGCAGAGGGGCTTACTGACCCGTGAAATCGAGGGCGGCGAGGATTGTCTGTATCTGAACGTCTATTCCAAGCAG CTGAAGAGTGACAAGCCATTGCCGGTGATGGTGTACATTTATGGCGGGGCCTTCACCGTAGGAGAGGCAACCCGCGTATTGTACGGCCCGGACTATTTTATGACCAAGGATGTTGTTCTTGTGACGTTTAACTATCGCGTGGATTGTTTGG GATTCCTCTCCCTCAAGGACCCGAGTCTAAAGGTTCCCGGAAACGCAGGCCTCAAGGATCAAGTGCTAGCTCTCAAGTGGGTCAAGCAGTACATCTCCAACTTCAATGGCGATGATAGTAATATTACGGTATTCGGAGAGAGCGCCGGAGGTTGCTCCACCCACTTCATGATGTGTACGGAACAGGCCAGGGGACTGTTCCACAAGGCCATTCCCATGTCGGGAACAGTGCACAACTACTGGGCCAATAACCCCGCCGAAGACTTTGCCTTCCGCCTGGCTCAGCAGAATGGTTTCACTGGCGAAAATGACGACGCCAAGGTACTAGAATATCTCCTGGGAGTTCCGGCTAGAGATTTGGTGAACCATAATTTGATAACACCCGAACACCGGAGGAACGGTCTGCTCTTCGCCTTCGGACCCACAGTGGAGGCGTATGTGGGTGAGGATTGCGTGGTCCCCAAGTCGCCAGTGGAGATGGCCCGGGATGCGTGGTCCAACGATGTACCCGTCATGCTGGGTGGAACCTCCTTCGAGGGTCTCTTCATGTATCCAGGCGTTTCGGCCAATCTTAAGGCTTTGGATAACCTGAGCCAGGATCCAACTAGGCTGGTGCCGGCTGATGTGCGTAAGGTCAGTAGCGAGAAAGAGAATCTGGAGTACAGCCAGCGTCTGATGAAGGCCTACTTCGGAGATGAGCCACCCAGCTCAAAACTAGTTTTGAATATGCTCGAT TTTTATTCCTACAAAGTATTTTGGCACGGCTTTAATCGCACCTTTAACGCCAGACTTGCCTATGCAAAAGCACCCACATATTACTACCGCTTCGACTTTGATTCGCCGAACTTCAACTTCTACCGGGCTAAATTCTGTGGAGATAACATTAAGACTGGTGTGGCCCACGCCGATGACCTGAGCTATTTGTACCGGAACGCGGGCTCTTGGAAACTGGATAAGACATCTGCGGAATACCGCACCATCAAAAGGATGATTGGCATTTGGACGGCATTCGCTGCGACCTCCAATCCCAATTGCCCAGAGATTGGCCACGTGAAGTGGAAACCATCTACAAAGGATGATCCCAAGCGCGTTATTAACATCAGCAGCGATGTTACTATAATAGATTTGCCCGAGTATGAAAAACTTCAAATTTGGGACAGCTTGTATAAACCAAATCAATTGATCTAA
- the LOC6727105 gene encoding esterase B1 isoform X1 yields MSDDYSEDAPVVQTTHGKVRGTLLKSLYDEQFYAFDGIPYAVPPLGTLRFKEPHDLKPWHGIRDCSKPLSKCLQVSTLTKEVEGSEDCLYLNISVKTLKGDPMPVMVYIHGGAFKGGDSSRRAWGPDYFMKENVVYISIGHRLGPLGFLSLKDPDLEVPGNAGLKDVILALRWIKANAANFNGDPERITIFGHSSGSMTVQLLLASPQSEGLFHRAILLAGFSMELNRLPQMEYRLAKHLGYEGDNVDSQVLEFLLKADPALIVSADFFTPLEKRQGHNMPFKPSIESYSTPNAVLLAEPVDLQRTTWSNRIPIILGANSGEGLSIFNFVKMNPSWLKDFQCNPERVLPWTLRNRCDPGQRRQLGQALIQHFCGAHGHELTADHTNGLVELFTHAFVHAMDRLIQSRLTYGQAPTYLYRFDFDSPDFNFYRIRFMGKEQRGVGHVDELGYIFKLPATFKLDKSRPEFTAIRRLVAMFVQFAATSDPNAPLTKSLVDWKPVTRFGKRMVLNISEELNFIPQPEMPKLKFFDRLFEMAGVSLF; encoded by the exons ATGTCGGACGACTA CAGCGAAGATGCCCCCGTGGTGCAGACAACACATGGAAAGGTGAGGGGAACCCTGCTTAAATCCCTATATGACGAACAGTTCTACGCTTTTGATGGCATCCCCTATGCGGTTCCTCCGCTGGGAACTCTGCGCTTCAAGGAGCCCCACGACCTCAAACCATGGCACGGGATTCGCGATTGCTCCAAGCCGCTCAGCAAGTGCCTGCAAGTGAGCACATTAACCAAGGAGGTGGAAGGCTCCGAGGATTGCCTTTACCTGAACATATCAGTAAAAACT CTAAAAGGTGATCCCATGCCTGTGATGGTTTACATCCATGGAGGCGCTTTTAAGGGCGGAGATTCTTCGAGACGCGCCTGGGGTCCCGACTATTTTATGAAGGAAAACGTTGTGTACATAAGCATTGGTCATCGACTAGGACCTTTAG GCTTCCTCAGTCTTAAGGATCCCGACCTTGAAGTTCCAGGCAATGCTGGATTGAAAGACGTTATCTTGGCCCTCCGTTGGATCAAAGCAAACGCGGCCAACTTCAATGGTGACCCCGAGAGAATCACCATCTTTGGTCACAGCTCTGGCAGCATGACCGTTCAGCTGTTGCTGGCAAGTCCACAATCGGAAGGACTCTTCCATAGGGCCATACTCTTGGCAGGATTCTCAATGGAGCTGAATCGCCTGCCCCAAATGGAGTACCGCTTGGCCAAGCATTTGGGTTACGAGGGAGATAATGTCGATAGCCAGGTCTTGGAGTTCCTATTGAAGGCAGATCCGGCTCTGATCGTATCCGCTGACTTTTTCACTCCGCTGGAGAAGAGACAGGGTCACAATATGCCCTTCAAGCCCAGCATTGAAAGCTACTCCACGCCGAATGCAGTGCTCCTTGCCGAGCCTGTTGATCTCCAGCGAACCACGTGGAGCAATCGCATTCCCATCATCTTAGGCGCCAACAGTGGCGAAGGGTTGTCGATTTTTAACTTCGTAAAAATGAACCCCTCGTGGCTGAAGGACTTTCAATGCAACCCGGAGCGGGTGCTGCCTTGGACCCTGAGAAATCGCTGTGATCCTGGACAGCGGCGCCAACTGGGTCAGGCATTGATCCAACACTTCTGCGGGGCGCACGGCCATGAGTTGACTGCAGATCACACAAACGGATTGGTGGAGCTCTTCACCCACGCCTTTGTGCATGCCATGGACCGACTAATCCAATCCAGACTGACTTACGGCCAGGCGCCCACTTACCTTTATCGATTTGACTTCGACTCGCCGGATTTTAATTTCTACCGAATTCGCTTTATGGGCAAGGAACAGCGGGGAGTTGGGCACGTGGACGAACTGGGATACATTTTCAAGCTGCCAGCCACCTTCAAATTGGACAAGTCTCGACCAGAGTTCACAGCCATTCGCCGATTGGTGGCCATGTTTGTCCAATTCGCCGCCACCTCGGACCCAAATGCTCCACTCACTAAATCTCTGGTGGATTGGAAGCCAGTAACTCGATTCGGAAAACGAATGGTCCTAAATATAAGCGAggaattgaattttattccgCAGCCAGAAATGCCGAAGCTGAAGTTTTTTGATCGACTATTCGAAATGGCTGGAGTATCTTTATTCTAA
- the LOC6727105 gene encoding esterase B1 isoform X2, whose protein sequence is MSDDYEDAPVVQTTHGKVRGTLLKSLYDEQFYAFDGIPYAVPPLGTLRFKEPHDLKPWHGIRDCSKPLSKCLQVSTLTKEVEGSEDCLYLNISVKTLKGDPMPVMVYIHGGAFKGGDSSRRAWGPDYFMKENVVYISIGHRLGPLGFLSLKDPDLEVPGNAGLKDVILALRWIKANAANFNGDPERITIFGHSSGSMTVQLLLASPQSEGLFHRAILLAGFSMELNRLPQMEYRLAKHLGYEGDNVDSQVLEFLLKADPALIVSADFFTPLEKRQGHNMPFKPSIESYSTPNAVLLAEPVDLQRTTWSNRIPIILGANSGEGLSIFNFVKMNPSWLKDFQCNPERVLPWTLRNRCDPGQRRQLGQALIQHFCGAHGHELTADHTNGLVELFTHAFVHAMDRLIQSRLTYGQAPTYLYRFDFDSPDFNFYRIRFMGKEQRGVGHVDELGYIFKLPATFKLDKSRPEFTAIRRLVAMFVQFAATSDPNAPLTKSLVDWKPVTRFGKRMVLNISEELNFIPQPEMPKLKFFDRLFEMAGVSLF, encoded by the exons ATGTCGGACGACTA CGAAGATGCCCCCGTGGTGCAGACAACACATGGAAAGGTGAGGGGAACCCTGCTTAAATCCCTATATGACGAACAGTTCTACGCTTTTGATGGCATCCCCTATGCGGTTCCTCCGCTGGGAACTCTGCGCTTCAAGGAGCCCCACGACCTCAAACCATGGCACGGGATTCGCGATTGCTCCAAGCCGCTCAGCAAGTGCCTGCAAGTGAGCACATTAACCAAGGAGGTGGAAGGCTCCGAGGATTGCCTTTACCTGAACATATCAGTAAAAACT CTAAAAGGTGATCCCATGCCTGTGATGGTTTACATCCATGGAGGCGCTTTTAAGGGCGGAGATTCTTCGAGACGCGCCTGGGGTCCCGACTATTTTATGAAGGAAAACGTTGTGTACATAAGCATTGGTCATCGACTAGGACCTTTAG GCTTCCTCAGTCTTAAGGATCCCGACCTTGAAGTTCCAGGCAATGCTGGATTGAAAGACGTTATCTTGGCCCTCCGTTGGATCAAAGCAAACGCGGCCAACTTCAATGGTGACCCCGAGAGAATCACCATCTTTGGTCACAGCTCTGGCAGCATGACCGTTCAGCTGTTGCTGGCAAGTCCACAATCGGAAGGACTCTTCCATAGGGCCATACTCTTGGCAGGATTCTCAATGGAGCTGAATCGCCTGCCCCAAATGGAGTACCGCTTGGCCAAGCATTTGGGTTACGAGGGAGATAATGTCGATAGCCAGGTCTTGGAGTTCCTATTGAAGGCAGATCCGGCTCTGATCGTATCCGCTGACTTTTTCACTCCGCTGGAGAAGAGACAGGGTCACAATATGCCCTTCAAGCCCAGCATTGAAAGCTACTCCACGCCGAATGCAGTGCTCCTTGCCGAGCCTGTTGATCTCCAGCGAACCACGTGGAGCAATCGCATTCCCATCATCTTAGGCGCCAACAGTGGCGAAGGGTTGTCGATTTTTAACTTCGTAAAAATGAACCCCTCGTGGCTGAAGGACTTTCAATGCAACCCGGAGCGGGTGCTGCCTTGGACCCTGAGAAATCGCTGTGATCCTGGACAGCGGCGCCAACTGGGTCAGGCATTGATCCAACACTTCTGCGGGGCGCACGGCCATGAGTTGACTGCAGATCACACAAACGGATTGGTGGAGCTCTTCACCCACGCCTTTGTGCATGCCATGGACCGACTAATCCAATCCAGACTGACTTACGGCCAGGCGCCCACTTACCTTTATCGATTTGACTTCGACTCGCCGGATTTTAATTTCTACCGAATTCGCTTTATGGGCAAGGAACAGCGGGGAGTTGGGCACGTGGACGAACTGGGATACATTTTCAAGCTGCCAGCCACCTTCAAATTGGACAAGTCTCGACCAGAGTTCACAGCCATTCGCCGATTGGTGGCCATGTTTGTCCAATTCGCCGCCACCTCGGACCCAAATGCTCCACTCACTAAATCTCTGGTGGATTGGAAGCCAGTAACTCGATTCGGAAAACGAATGGTCCTAAATATAAGCGAggaattgaattttattccgCAGCCAGAAATGCCGAAGCTGAAGTTTTTTGATCGACTATTCGAAATGGCTGGAGTATCTTTATTCTAA